A stretch of Brassica napus cultivar Da-Ae chromosome C6, Da-Ae, whole genome shotgun sequence DNA encodes these proteins:
- the LOC106405350 gene encoding ninja-family protein AFP1-like — protein MSEANERSREMSRSMFPRDLLQRYTPISAKVVNGKEVDEEIELDLSLSLGGRFGVDKSKLARSSSVVGPTMPFPRENHQPETEMRPVETSVAGHMGLPRTTSLLVETEEEWRKRKEMESLRRMEARRRRSEKLRGRGSGGGNIIKPTEANNDSVPGEGSTTTRRRGRPRSVLPRWSGTANEASSEEARSLPSPQQQHQQGAMAMPNNGLRRLSSVDMRIEPPPQGNGKKEMPCVFTRGDGPNGKRVDGILYRYGNGEEVKIMCVCHGDILSPADFVKHAGGPHVDHPLRHIIVNTSSLSNLF, from the exons ATGTCTGAAGCAAACGAGAGAAGTAGAGAAATGAGTAGAAGTATGTTCCCAAGAGATCTGCTTCAGAGATATACCCCTATCTCAGCTAAAGTTGTAAATGGTAAAGAAGTAGACGAGGAGATTGAGTTGGATCTTAGTTTATCTCTTGGCGGGAGGTTCGGAGTTGACAAAAGCAAGCTCGCGAGATCTTCCTCTGTCGTGGGCCCCACGATGCCTTTTCCCCGGGAGAATCATCAGCCAGAGACAGAGATGAGGCCTGTCGAGACATCCGTGGCGGGACATATGGGTTTGCCGAGAACGACGTCGTTGCTGGTGGAGACGGAGGAAGAGTGGCGGAAGAGGAAGGAGATGGAGAGTTTAAGGAGAATGGAGGCCAGGAGAAGGAGAAGCGAGAAGCTTCGTGGCAGAGGCAGCGGCGGAGGGAACATCATCAAACCAACCGAAGCTAATAATGATAGTGTTCCGGGAGAAGGTTCCACCACTACGAGGCGGCGAGGTAGGCCGCGGTCGGTACTGCCACGGTGGTCAGGGACGGCTAACGAAG CATCTAGCGAAGAAGCAAGAAGCTTACCGTCGCCACAGCAACAACATCAACAGGGAGCAATGGCAATGCCGAATAATGGGCTAAGAAGATTGAGTTCAGTGGACATGAGGATAGAGCCGCCACCACAAGGGAACGGTAAAAAAGAGATGCCATGTGTGTTCACCAGGGGAGATGGACCTAACGGGAAGAGAGTTGATGGGATTCTTTATCGATACGGTAATGgagaagaagtgaagatcatGTGTGTCTGCCATGGTGATATCTTGTCTCCTGCTGACTTCGTTAAACATGCTGGTGGTCCTCATGTTGATCATCCTCTTAGGCACATTATTGTCAACACTTcttctctttctaatctcttttaG